One genomic segment of Sanyastnella coralliicola includes these proteins:
- a CDS encoding prohibitin family protein codes for MKNHKIALSGIVLLFVTCILSSCAVIRPGEVGVKQRLGKLTSKIHESGTVGINPFTTTLIRIPTRTVNLEVNLNLPSKEGLNVLSEISILYHIKPEKAIAVIEEVGLDYEEVVILSVFRSAAADVCAQYLAKDMHSGNRSDIEASILKRMDDLLGDRGFEIEAVLLKSISLPDGLYTAIEDKLRAEQEALRMEFVLQLERQEAERKKIEAEGTRDAQLILTEGLNDQIIKLRSLEVLRDLANSPNSKLIITDGKAPVLLGGEGTE; via the coding sequence AAAAATCATAAAATCGCCTTGAGCGGCATCGTGCTGCTATTCGTAACGTGCATTCTTTCCAGCTGCGCTGTGATCCGACCAGGAGAGGTTGGGGTGAAGCAACGCCTTGGGAAATTAACCTCTAAGATTCATGAATCTGGAACGGTAGGGATCAATCCATTTACAACGACCCTCATTCGTATCCCGACTCGTACGGTGAATCTAGAAGTAAATCTGAACCTCCCTTCAAAAGAAGGATTGAACGTACTGTCTGAAATTTCCATTCTCTACCACATTAAGCCTGAGAAAGCGATTGCGGTTATTGAAGAAGTGGGATTAGACTACGAAGAAGTGGTCATCTTGAGTGTATTCCGATCTGCTGCTGCCGACGTTTGTGCGCAGTACCTCGCGAAAGACATGCACTCAGGAAACCGAAGCGATATCGAGGCATCTATCTTAAAACGAATGGACGACCTACTTGGGGACCGTGGTTTCGAAATTGAAGCTGTTCTCCTCAAAAGCATCAGTCTTCCAGACGGACTCTACACAGCGATTGAAGATAAACTACGCGCAGAACAAGAGGCCCTGCGTATGGAATTTGTTCTACAATTAGAACGCCAAGAGGCCGAGCGTAAAAAGATCGAAGCGGAAGGAACCCGCGACGCTCAACTCATTCTTACTGAAGGACTCAACGATCAAATTATCAAACTACGCAGCTTGGAAGTACTTCGCGATCTGGCGAACTCTCCGAATTCGAAATTGATTATCACTGACGGGAAGGCACCTGTGCTTCTCGGTGGAGAGGGTACCGAATAA
- a CDS encoding AsmA-like C-terminal region-containing protein, producing MKRKLLRRLFLWGIGLPILLVAIVLVVVYFKQDAIVQSQIASLNETYDGKISVGDVHLAPFESFPYVSLKIDDVKVLESKDSTSTVLLDVADIYVGFSLLEVATGNFDIHSLIVEEGDANLIVHPDGSTNIQHALASRDSAEDTAETSDSGPFQIHLNEIELKNIDVHQYQEATHKEVETMVYWAKGGLSTSEKHIKAHVDSEFELNVLDHGDTTYLKHKHFEFHTDIDFDLESGMLVFKPSGITMEHGDFELEGSLDTKNENNIDLTVKGTKPSFDMFIAFAPEELIPTLERYDNAGEIYFNALIQGPTKGQLPFIDVHFGAKQAYLENSQVKKRIDRMGFEGHFTNGENKDLSTMEFSLTEIEANLEKGTFIGDIMVRNFEAPEIDMKLDADFELPFIVDFLGLEDAQDVKGSVEMHLRFHDIIDIENPEKTLQDLNQAYYAELDVDHFALNSTELPAELKDLNIHLAMNGKEAQLDQFEIQLGNSNLDITGSLSDLPAIVHHAPVPVNAHLTIASEMLDLVELTGWTETDSSGVHERISNLNLDFSFDALGNAFTEFKHLPVGEFFIDNLYADLEHYPHTLHDFHADILIKEDDLNVVDFTGEIDESDFHFTGLIHDYNAWMEDELHGDVDLDISLRSDLLKFDDLLSYRGENHMPPEYRGEELEALELHMESTLHYDRNQFVGIEVELDKLTGLTHVHPLKLENFNGYFEFKDEHLVVKDFEGKMGKTRFDIDMNYYTGDNDSLKLRDNMFRLSSPFVDFDALTNFESKEAEREAHPEETVDHEEAFNIYELPFTDMQFNVDVDHFIYHRLDLQDIATQFRITHDHYIYLDTVSLDAAGGHIAMNGYFNGSDPEKIYLKPRVELTNVDLDKLLFKFENFGQDAIVSENLHGQLNADITGNIRMFPDFVTDLDRSEVHLDVQVLNGRLENYDPILMLADYFGDKDLTSIKFDTLQNHMDFNYGQLDIPNMTIESSLGHMDISGSQNLNDSMNYYARIPWSLVKTAARNKLFGAKSDQKEDDIVEVDSTKRTRYLNVNIVGTFDDYDIRLRKDKRKP from the coding sequence ATGAAACGAAAACTCCTTCGTCGTCTCTTCCTTTGGGGAATTGGGTTGCCCATCTTGTTGGTAGCCATTGTGCTGGTGGTGGTGTATTTCAAGCAAGATGCGATCGTGCAATCGCAGATTGCTTCTCTCAATGAAACGTATGACGGTAAGATCTCGGTGGGGGATGTGCACCTCGCACCTTTTGAATCGTTCCCTTACGTTTCCCTTAAAATTGATGACGTCAAAGTCTTAGAGAGCAAAGACTCCACATCCACGGTCTTGCTTGATGTGGCTGATATCTATGTTGGGTTTTCTCTTCTAGAAGTGGCTACCGGGAATTTCGATATCCATTCACTGATCGTGGAAGAGGGAGATGCAAACTTGATCGTACACCCTGATGGAAGTACGAATATCCAGCACGCCTTAGCATCACGGGATTCTGCTGAAGATACCGCGGAGACTTCTGACAGTGGTCCATTCCAAATCCACCTGAACGAAATTGAACTCAAGAACATTGATGTCCACCAATACCAAGAGGCGACTCATAAGGAGGTGGAGACCATGGTTTATTGGGCGAAAGGAGGATTATCCACGAGCGAAAAGCACATCAAAGCGCACGTAGATAGCGAGTTCGAGTTGAACGTCCTCGATCACGGTGATACTACTTACCTCAAGCACAAGCACTTTGAGTTTCATACCGACATCGATTTTGATCTGGAGTCTGGAATGCTCGTCTTCAAGCCTTCTGGAATTACCATGGAACACGGTGATTTCGAATTGGAAGGAAGCCTCGATACCAAGAACGAAAACAACATTGACCTGACTGTCAAAGGGACCAAGCCAAGCTTTGATATGTTCATCGCTTTTGCTCCGGAAGAGTTGATTCCTACACTGGAACGCTATGATAACGCCGGTGAAATATATTTCAATGCGTTAATTCAAGGTCCAACGAAAGGACAACTGCCGTTCATCGATGTGCACTTTGGGGCGAAGCAGGCGTACTTGGAGAATTCTCAAGTGAAGAAGCGAATTGATCGTATGGGCTTTGAAGGGCATTTCACCAACGGTGAAAACAAAGACCTGAGCACCATGGAGTTCTCATTGACCGAGATTGAAGCCAACCTCGAGAAGGGAACGTTCATCGGAGATATCATGGTCCGCAACTTTGAAGCGCCAGAAATCGACATGAAGCTTGACGCTGATTTCGAACTGCCATTCATCGTAGACTTCCTTGGTCTGGAAGATGCGCAGGATGTAAAAGGGTCAGTCGAAATGCACCTTCGTTTTCATGATATCATTGACATCGAAAATCCGGAGAAGACTTTACAAGATCTCAACCAAGCCTACTATGCTGAGCTGGATGTAGATCACTTCGCATTGAATTCTACCGAACTTCCAGCGGAGCTGAAAGACTTGAACATCCATCTCGCTATGAATGGAAAGGAGGCACAACTGGACCAATTCGAAATCCAACTCGGAAACTCTAACCTCGATATCACGGGTTCACTTTCGGACCTTCCAGCGATCGTGCATCATGCGCCTGTTCCGGTAAACGCACACCTGACGATCGCTTCAGAAATGCTCGATCTTGTAGAGCTGACAGGCTGGACAGAAACAGACAGTTCCGGAGTGCATGAGCGTATCTCCAACTTAAACCTAGACTTCTCATTCGATGCGCTTGGAAATGCCTTTACAGAGTTCAAGCATTTGCCAGTAGGGGAGTTCTTCATTGACAATCTATATGCTGACCTCGAGCATTACCCGCATACCCTTCATGATTTTCACGCCGATATATTGATCAAGGAAGATGACCTTAACGTCGTTGATTTCACGGGTGAGATCGATGAATCTGATTTCCACTTCACGGGTCTCATCCACGACTACAATGCTTGGATGGAAGATGAACTGCATGGCGATGTTGATTTGGATATCAGCCTCCGTTCTGACCTACTGAAGTTTGATGATTTGCTCTCTTACCGAGGAGAGAATCACATGCCTCCAGAATACCGAGGAGAGGAGTTAGAAGCTCTAGAGCTGCACATGGAGAGCACGCTTCACTACGATCGCAATCAATTTGTAGGGATCGAAGTTGAGCTCGATAAACTGACTGGTTTGACCCATGTACACCCACTGAAGCTCGAAAACTTCAATGGCTACTTCGAATTCAAAGACGAGCACTTGGTAGTCAAAGATTTTGAAGGGAAGATGGGCAAGACCCGTTTCGATATCGACATGAACTACTACACGGGCGACAATGACTCATTGAAGCTGCGTGATAACATGTTCCGTCTAAGCTCTCCATTTGTCGACTTCGATGCCTTGACCAACTTTGAATCCAAAGAAGCTGAGCGAGAAGCTCACCCAGAGGAGACAGTTGACCACGAAGAAGCCTTCAACATCTACGAACTGCCTTTTACTGATATGCAGTTCAATGTTGACGTAGATCACTTCATCTACCACAGATTAGATCTTCAAGACATCGCAACACAGTTCCGAATCACGCACGACCATTACATCTATCTAGACACCGTAAGTCTCGACGCCGCTGGCGGACATATAGCGATGAACGGATATTTCAATGGAAGCGACCCCGAGAAGATCTACCTCAAACCGCGTGTAGAACTCACGAACGTAGACCTCGATAAACTGCTCTTCAAATTCGAAAACTTCGGACAAGACGCTATTGTTTCAGAGAACCTACATGGCCAGCTCAACGCTGATATTACTGGAAACATCCGCATGTTCCCAGATTTCGTGACCGATCTTGATCGTTCAGAAGTGCACCTTGATGTACAGGTGCTGAATGGTCGCCTTGAGAACTACGACCCCATCCTCATGCTCGCAGATTACTTTGGCGACAAAGACCTCACGAGCATCAAGTTCGACACCCTCCAGAACCACATGGATTTCAACTATGGTCAGCTCGACATCCCGAACATGACCATCGAATCCTCCCTCGGCCACATGGACATCTCCGGTTCCCAGAACCTCAACGATAGCATGAACTACTACGCCCGCATCCCATGGAGCCTAGTAAAAACGGCCGCAAGAAATAAACTCTTCGGAGCGAAAAGCGACCAAAAAGAAGACGACATCGTTGAAGTTGATTCAACCAAACGTACCCGCTACCTCAATGTGAATATTGTAGGGACGTTTGATGATTATGACATTCGACTCCGGAAGGATAAGAGAAAACCCTAG
- a CDS encoding T9SS type A sorting domain-containing protein, giving the protein MKSLPIILALFIIPFIGQSQNLISNGSFEEFDYCPNDWSMLEGATDWDNPSGLDGWDVGTPDFYHGCTNSDFSTPYNHNGYQVPHSGEGYVAIEIYTADVWNGREYVAALLDSPLVAGECYYFEMFVNLADDSDFTTDDFGVYFNDSPISNTGSGTFMPYWPQISQTEGEYFDEENWTKISSYFIAEGGEIQIIIGNFKHDTATTLVEVDGVDDDFIHSYVFIDDVHLSLAAPCEIPIPHDHDSSVSIEENSSKNFTIYPNPVSDRLSIAGNNIQDQINHFTIQDLSGRCVLQSQYESNSYIDVSHLLSGRYILHLHLNFGEVLRLPIIKS; this is encoded by the coding sequence ATGAAATCTCTACCAATAATCTTAGCGCTCTTCATAATTCCTTTCATAGGTCAAAGCCAAAACCTAATCTCAAATGGGAGTTTCGAAGAATTCGACTATTGTCCGAATGATTGGAGTATGTTGGAAGGTGCCACGGATTGGGACAATCCATCAGGATTAGATGGATGGGATGTTGGAACTCCAGATTTCTATCACGGGTGCACCAATTCTGATTTTAGTACTCCGTACAATCATAATGGTTATCAGGTCCCACACTCAGGCGAAGGTTATGTAGCAATAGAAATTTATACCGCTGATGTTTGGAACGGTCGTGAATATGTGGCTGCTTTACTGGATTCACCCTTAGTAGCAGGTGAGTGTTATTATTTCGAAATGTTCGTCAATTTAGCAGACGATAGCGACTTTACCACAGACGATTTTGGTGTCTATTTTAATGATTCCCCCATATCAAATACCGGAAGTGGTACTTTCATGCCTTATTGGCCACAGATTTCCCAGACAGAAGGCGAATACTTTGATGAAGAGAACTGGACCAAAATTTCCAGTTATTTCATTGCTGAAGGAGGTGAGATTCAGATTATCATTGGAAATTTCAAGCACGACACGGCTACAACCTTGGTTGAGGTCGATGGGGTAGATGATGATTTCATACACAGTTATGTTTTCATAGACGATGTTCATCTTAGTCTTGCAGCTCCGTGTGAAATACCAATCCCACATGATCATGATTCTTCAGTTTCGATTGAAGAAAATTCATCTAAGAACTTTACCATATATCCAAATCCGGTAAGTGATCGTTTAAGTATTGCCGGAAATAATATTCAAGACCAGATTAATCATTTTACGATTCAAGATCTTTCAGGACGATGTGTTCTTCAATCGCAGTATGAATCAAATTCATACATAGATGTAAGTCACCTCTTATCCGGAAGATATATTCTTCATCTTCACCTCAACTTTGGCGAAGTTCTGAGACTTCCGATAATCAAATCTTGA
- a CDS encoding Imm52 family immunity protein: protein MKETLYLGIYWGSRESELEECAEYIRSTLLLLEQNLHTTDWYITGRPISNEGDLPISQSSQAIKKLLLDNRNLDEVTKLPITDLGYTLMLKSELENSITVNLSISCGISSKYLKNRIILDLNEPYDSMKLNLLKQIGPDLLEMWNASEGRIGHSVLNEPIYQW, encoded by the coding sequence ATGAAAGAAACGCTTTATTTAGGAATATATTGGGGTAGTAGAGAGTCAGAACTGGAGGAGTGTGCTGAATATATACGTTCTACGTTATTGCTCTTGGAACAAAACCTACACACTACTGATTGGTATATCACAGGTAGGCCGATATCAAACGAGGGTGATTTGCCGATTTCTCAAAGTTCTCAGGCTATTAAAAAGTTGCTTCTTGATAATCGTAACCTTGATGAGGTTACTAAACTTCCTATAACAGATTTAGGGTATACTCTTATGCTTAAAAGTGAACTTGAAAACTCTATAACTGTCAACTTGAGTATATCTTGTGGTATTTCAAGTAAGTATTTGAAGAATCGTATTATTCTTGATTTGAACGAACCTTATGATTCAATGAAATTGAATCTTCTTAAGCAAATAGGACCAGACCTTCTCGAAATGTGGAATGCATCGGAAGGTAGAATTGGTCATAGTGTATTAAATGAACCAATTTATCAATGGTGA